A window from Chitinophaga filiformis encodes these proteins:
- a CDS encoding T9SS type A sorting domain-containing protein translates to MQKFYALVLLASLAFPVIQVKAQTTPATWQEHWFEHNQIVSRVFLDNDLALYFDSDVSSAVTWPRQYLGDVWRYTKKTYGSFGTEPQLYAILHTGKYSGGHPSTYFDASHDNRNVIDAGAGPWTGATQGDYNLLTHEVAHIVELGGKNMHNSPAFGIWGDSKWAEIFIYDVYKGLGLESRATSAYNEFTAARDGFPRANTAWFRDWFYPIYSQYGGSQVLNRYFTQLSLYFSRSGTNYNSMNMGEFVHFWSAAAGVNLKQLATNAFGWTSQYESQFVQAQQTYPFTYSTPAPIAVSLFQDYNYGGYGIYLPVGTYNLAKLKAYGARNDDITSLKVAPGYKIVLYADDNFSGASTTITSDVPLLDVATWNDKVSSVIISALSPAETVAAHEESTGINVFPNPSVSGGTLTVQVEKYDPSKPVQVQLLDVNKKVAAYKKTNTQRVSLATGNIASGFYVLVVTNGAKVYTKKVLIQ, encoded by the coding sequence ATGCAAAAGTTCTACGCATTGGTACTCCTGGCCAGCCTGGCATTTCCCGTTATCCAGGTAAAGGCACAAACGACTCCTGCTACCTGGCAGGAGCACTGGTTTGAACACAACCAGATTGTTTCCCGCGTGTTCCTCGACAATGATCTGGCCCTTTATTTCGACAGTGACGTCAGCAGCGCTGTCACCTGGCCCCGCCAGTATCTGGGTGATGTATGGCGTTATACCAAGAAAACCTATGGCTCTTTTGGTACGGAACCACAGCTGTATGCTATCCTGCATACAGGAAAGTATAGTGGTGGGCACCCTTCCACTTATTTTGACGCCAGCCATGACAACAGGAATGTGATCGATGCCGGCGCCGGTCCCTGGACGGGCGCTACGCAGGGCGATTACAACCTGCTTACGCATGAAGTGGCCCATATTGTTGAATTAGGAGGCAAGAACATGCATAATTCTCCCGCCTTCGGCATATGGGGAGACAGTAAATGGGCAGAGATCTTCATTTACGACGTCTACAAAGGCTTGGGGCTGGAAAGCAGGGCTACTTCCGCCTATAATGAGTTCACTGCCGCCCGCGACGGTTTCCCAAGGGCCAACACGGCCTGGTTCAGGGACTGGTTCTATCCCATTTACAGCCAGTATGGCGGCTCACAGGTATTGAACCGCTATTTTACACAGTTATCCCTGTATTTTTCAAGATCCGGTACTAACTACAACAGCATGAACATGGGCGAGTTTGTGCATTTCTGGAGCGCCGCTGCAGGTGTGAACCTGAAACAACTGGCTACAAACGCTTTTGGCTGGACAAGCCAGTATGAATCCCAGTTTGTACAGGCACAGCAAACCTATCCTTTCACTTATTCCACACCAGCGCCAATAGCTGTGAGCCTTTTCCAGGACTATAACTATGGTGGTTATGGCATATACCTGCCCGTGGGTACCTACAACCTGGCCAAGTTAAAGGCCTATGGTGCGCGTAATGATGATATTACTTCCCTGAAGGTAGCACCGGGGTATAAGATCGTATTGTATGCGGATGATAACTTCTCCGGCGCCAGCACTACTATTACATCAGACGTTCCTTTACTGGATGTTGCAACCTGGAATGACAAGGTGTCTTCTGTGATCATTTCAGCGCTGTCTCCCGCAGAAACTGTTGCAGCGCATGAAGAAAGCACCGGTATCAATGTATTTCCCAACCCGTCTGTGAGCGGAGGTACGCTGACTGTACAGGTAGAGAAATATGATCCGTCAAAACCGGTACAGGTACAGTTACTGGATGTGAATAAGAAGGTGGCGGCATATAAGAAAACAAATACACAACGTGTATCGCTTGCCACCGGCAATATCGCCAGCGGTTTTTATGTCCTGGTGGTAACAAATGGTGCGAAGGTCTATACAAAGAAAGTATTGATCCAATAA